A part of Denitratisoma oestradiolicum genomic DNA contains:
- a CDS encoding HesA/MoeB/ThiF family protein — MNDQQLLRYSRHILLPEIGIEGQQRLLDARVLVVGAGGLGSPAAYYLASAGIGTLVLADGDTVDLTNLQRQILHREAAVGQPKAASGARTLAELNPECRVIPLAERLEGERLEAEVAAADLVLDCSDNFATRHAINRACVKLQRPLVSGAAVRFDGQISVFDQRQEKAPCYHCLFPEAEDVEEVRCAVMGIFAPLTGIVGTVQAAEALKLLIGCGTSLAGRLLLLDGLYMEWREIRVPRDPGCTVCADD, encoded by the coding sequence TTGAACGACCAGCAACTGCTCCGCTACAGCCGCCACATCCTGCTGCCCGAGATCGGCATCGAGGGTCAGCAGCGCCTGCTCGACGCCCGGGTGCTGGTGGTGGGGGCCGGCGGGCTGGGCTCTCCCGCCGCCTACTACCTGGCCAGTGCCGGTATCGGCACCCTGGTGCTGGCCGACGGCGACACCGTGGACCTCACCAACCTGCAACGACAGATTCTCCACCGGGAGGCGGCCGTGGGCCAGCCCAAGGCAGCTTCCGGCGCCCGCACCCTGGCGGAACTGAACCCGGAATGCCGGGTCATCCCCCTGGCCGAACGTCTGGAGGGAGAGCGCCTGGAAGCGGAAGTCGCGGCGGCGGACCTGGTACTCGACTGCTCCGACAACTTCGCCACCCGCCACGCCATCAACCGGGCCTGCGTAAAACTGCAACGCCCCCTGGTATCCGGCGCCGCGGTGCGCTTCGACGGCCAGATCTCGGTCTTCGACCAGCGCCAGGAAAAGGCTCCCTGCTATCACTGCCTGTTCCCCGAGGCCGAGGACGTGGAGGAAGTGCGCTGCGCCGTGATGGGCATCTTCGCCCCCCTCACCGGCATCGTCGGCACCGTCCAGGCCGCCGAGGCCCTGAAACTGCTGATCGGCTGCGGCACCAGTCTGGCCGGACGGCTGCTGTTGCTGGACGGTCTCTACATGGAATGGCGGGAAATCCGCGTGCCCCGGGACCCGGGCTGCACGGTCTGCGCGGACGACTGA
- a CDS encoding phosphotransferase family protein, giving the protein MKQDAATLGAKLVDWLGRRFPEAKDIVISDLRSPSGGFSNETWLLDLDWVRDGHAERQALVARLQPQVAGTFPEYDLKLQYRCMELLQDSGVPVPRLFCFCDQDSPFDVPFYLMERIDGLAPLENPPYHGVGWLHDMTPVQQGEVWFQCVDTIAAVHRVDWQAQGFGFLDRPHLGATPLVQMIAYYRNYLAWIEARRRPYPMLHRALDWVESHQPQQPEPMTLCWGDAKIGNCLFQGTRCVAALDWEMPYLGNPVSDLSWLLMLDRALSEAIGIPRLPGFADRGATVTRWSAASGYGAEHLPYYEVFSALKFSAIMAAITTALVSHGLMPEDTDMDLRNPGTAVLALYASEYGLDL; this is encoded by the coding sequence ATGAAACAAGATGCCGCGACCCTGGGTGCGAAACTCGTTGATTGGCTGGGCAGGCGCTTTCCTGAAGCCAAAGATATCGTGATTTCCGATCTGCGCAGCCCTTCCGGTGGATTCTCCAACGAGACCTGGCTCTTGGACCTGGATTGGGTCCGGGACGGCCATGCCGAGCGGCAAGCCCTGGTGGCCCGGTTGCAGCCCCAGGTGGCGGGCACTTTCCCCGAGTACGACCTGAAACTCCAGTACCGCTGCATGGAGCTGCTGCAGGACAGCGGCGTGCCGGTGCCCCGCCTTTTCTGTTTCTGCGATCAGGACAGCCCCTTCGATGTGCCCTTCTACCTGATGGAACGGATCGACGGACTCGCACCCCTGGAGAACCCTCCCTATCACGGGGTGGGTTGGCTCCATGACATGACGCCGGTCCAGCAGGGCGAAGTATGGTTCCAGTGCGTTGACACCATCGCCGCCGTGCACCGGGTGGACTGGCAGGCGCAGGGCTTCGGCTTTCTCGATCGGCCCCACTTGGGGGCGACCCCCCTGGTCCAGATGATCGCCTACTACCGCAACTATCTGGCCTGGATAGAGGCGCGCCGCCGCCCTTACCCGATGCTGCACCGGGCCCTGGACTGGGTGGAGTCCCACCAGCCGCAACAGCCGGAGCCCATGACCCTGTGCTGGGGCGATGCCAAGATCGGCAACTGCCTGTTCCAGGGGACCCGCTGTGTGGCAGCCCTGGACTGGGAAATGCCCTACCTGGGCAATCCGGTGTCGGACCTGTCCTGGCTGCTGATGCTGGACCGGGCACTCTCGGAAGCCATCGGTATTCCGCGTCTGCCGGGCTTCGCCGATCGGGGGGCCACCGTGACTCGCTGGTCGGCAGCGTCTGGTTACGGTGCCGAGCATCTGCCCTACTACGAAGTGTTCTCCGCCCTGAAATTCTCAGCCATCATGGCGGCCATCACCACCGCCCTGGTATCCCATGGCCTGATGCCGGAGGACACCGACATGGACCTGCGCAATCCGGGGACTGCGGTGCTGGCACTCTATGCCAGTGAATACGGACTGGACCTCTGA
- a CDS encoding SDR family NAD(P)-dependent oxidoreductase, producing the protein MHKKLAGKVAIVTGASRGIGAAIAVRLAAEGAKVALVARTVEPGTSKLAGSLKEVADRIRTMGGECICIGANLAKEDQRSHIVSETLAQFGGVDILINNAAWCRYQACHEQKLEDVRKTLEINMVAPLHLTQQCLESMQARGGGWVVNLSSATVNHPQPAPYDFNERYTRFNLKDGPTIYASSKAALERMTAGMAIELARFNIAVNTLAPVEAVASEGAVELGVIDSVAHMEPVEAMAEATLQLCSRPQDQLSGRILLSLELLRELGVAVQGLDGAGPMPGYSL; encoded by the coding sequence ATGCATAAAAAACTCGCAGGCAAGGTTGCCATCGTCACCGGCGCCAGCCGGGGCATCGGTGCGGCAATTGCCGTCAGGCTGGCAGCGGAAGGGGCAAAAGTGGCCCTGGTGGCACGTACCGTGGAGCCCGGCACCAGCAAGCTTGCCGGCTCCCTGAAAGAGGTGGCCGACCGCATCCGTACCATGGGCGGGGAGTGCATCTGCATCGGCGCCAACCTGGCCAAGGAAGACCAGCGCAGCCACATCGTGTCGGAGACCCTCGCCCAATTCGGCGGCGTCGACATCCTGATCAACAACGCCGCCTGGTGCCGTTACCAGGCCTGCCACGAACAAAAACTGGAAGACGTGCGCAAGACCCTGGAGATCAACATGGTCGCCCCCCTGCACCTGACACAACAATGCCTGGAGAGCATGCAGGCCCGAGGCGGCGGTTGGGTGGTCAATCTTTCCAGCGCCACCGTCAATCATCCCCAGCCGGCCCCTTACGATTTCAACGAGCGCTACACCCGATTCAATCTCAAGGACGGCCCCACCATCTACGCCTCCAGCAAGGCAGCCCTGGAACGCATGACCGCCGGCATGGCCATCGAACTGGCCCGCTTCAATATCGCCGTCAATACCTTGGCCCCGGTGGAAGCCGTGGCCAGCGAAGGCGCCGTGGAACTCGGCGTCATCGACAGCGTCGCCCACATGGAGCCAGTGGAAGCCATGGCTGAAGCCACTCTGCAACTCTGCTCCCGTCCCCAGGACCAGCTTTCCGGCCGCATTCTCCTGAGCCTCGAGCTGCTGCGGGAGTTGGGCGTCGCAGTTCAAGGCCTGGACGGCGCCGGGCCGATGCCAGGCTATTCCCTCTGA
- a CDS encoding DUF1214 domain-containing protein, with protein MTTLPFPAPDAETREAVAELRRAWDEMLARIGEAREAIDDPALWPPPMTPRNLAEGYRYILGFLYGSIARSIGPTPEFPYFIRMIQPLNRSTIDNCDATYLYAPIDGNHSYTIRGRAGDSRHWRGEPPITSGRKAPHYIFFQTASGHSGDTGELDEMKPGTRANCATLDSSQLQVNPDGSFEILLAPEKPEGYSGNFMSTRKIKKRRNEHGEEIAREYVAQMVGLRLYFGDWEHEDLMDLFIYRNDRLGQPMPAYTPEMAARQLRDAGTYTRNQVHFWNKFYGITMEAYGDVNGDGEVFMPRNDLNKPNAASLATGGGMVTNIYSGGIFELAADEALIVELHQPVEPNYIGFCLGNMWGESLDFANFQSSLNGVQAARDPDNVIRYLIAHQDPGIANWVDTTGQPEGYMTVRWAYSERPKENLPWATVKKIKIAEAMQHLPATTKTVTPEQRRAAIAIRQEHVQRRYRQH; from the coding sequence GTGACGACCCTGCCCTTTCCCGCCCCCGATGCCGAGACCCGGGAAGCCGTCGCCGAATTGCGCCGGGCCTGGGACGAGATGCTCGCCAGGATCGGCGAAGCCCGCGAAGCCATCGACGACCCCGCCCTCTGGCCGCCGCCGATGACGCCCCGCAACCTGGCCGAGGGCTACCGCTACATCCTGGGCTTCCTCTACGGTTCCATCGCCCGCAGCATCGGCCCGACCCCGGAGTTCCCCTATTTCATCCGGATGATCCAGCCCCTGAACCGGTCCACCATCGACAACTGCGACGCGACCTACCTCTACGCGCCCATCGACGGCAACCACAGCTACACCATTCGCGGCCGGGCCGGGGACAGCCGCCATTGGCGCGGTGAGCCGCCCATAACCTCGGGTCGCAAGGCCCCCCATTACATCTTTTTCCAGACCGCCAGCGGCCATTCCGGCGACACCGGCGAACTGGACGAAATGAAGCCGGGAACCCGGGCCAACTGCGCCACCCTGGATTCCAGCCAGTTGCAGGTCAATCCCGACGGCAGTTTCGAGATCCTGCTGGCGCCGGAAAAGCCCGAGGGTTACTCCGGCAATTTCATGAGCACGCGCAAGATCAAGAAACGCCGGAACGAACACGGCGAGGAAATCGCCCGCGAATATGTGGCCCAGATGGTGGGACTGCGGCTGTATTTCGGCGACTGGGAACACGAGGACCTGATGGACCTCTTCATCTACCGCAACGATCGCCTCGGCCAACCTATGCCGGCCTATACCCCCGAGATGGCGGCCCGGCAACTGCGCGATGCGGGCACCTACACCCGCAACCAGGTGCATTTCTGGAATAAGTTCTACGGCATCACCATGGAGGCCTACGGCGACGTGAATGGGGACGGCGAAGTCTTCATGCCCAGGAACGACCTGAACAAACCCAACGCCGCGTCGCTCGCCACCGGCGGCGGCATGGTCACCAACATCTACAGCGGCGGCATCTTCGAGCTGGCGGCGGACGAGGCCCTGATCGTCGAATTGCACCAGCCCGTGGAACCCAACTACATCGGCTTCTGCCTGGGCAACATGTGGGGCGAATCCCTGGACTTCGCCAATTTCCAGAGCAGCCTCAACGGGGTACAGGCCGCCCGGGATCCGGACAACGTGATCCGCTACCTGATCGCCCATCAGGACCCGGGCATCGCCAACTGGGTGGACACCACCGGCCAGCCGGAAGGCTACATGACGGTGCGCTGGGCCTATTCGGAAAGGCCGAAGGAGAACCTGCCCTGGGCCACGGTGAAAAAGATCAAGATCGCCGAGGCGATGCAGCACCTGCCGGCCACGACGAAGACCGTCACACCGGAACAACGCCGCGCCGCCATCGCCATCCGCCAGGAACATGTGCAGCGCCGTTACCGTCAGCATTGA
- a CDS encoding murein hydrolase activator EnvC family protein: MGGHDPALAAPGGGQREELKEIRGRIGALQKNLARSEATRDNVSDQLRETEAAISTINRRLHELARERAEVETALEQLRQQSDQLSGSIGRQQRQLSRLLYRQYLHGEADALQLMLMGTDPNQAARDRHFLRLLSVAEARMLGELRDALKQKQALSATVKEKGEQLAGIEKRQQESRASLLSRQKERQSLLERLAGRIKAQRQEIGNLKENERRLSQLIARLSRPAPATPRSSGKRPSREKSDSPSLRNERSPEPGSATGAFAALKGRLRLPLKGEVAGRFGTARPEGGTWKGLFIRAAEGSEVKAVAPGRVVFADWLRGFGNLLILDHGDGFLSVYGFNQSLLRESGREVKTGEPIATAGASGGGGESGLYFELRHRGLPFDPLKWSSLR, translated from the coding sequence ATGGGGGGGCACGATCCAGCCCTTGCCGCCCCTGGCGGCGGCCAGCGGGAGGAACTCAAGGAAATCCGTGGGCGGATCGGCGCCCTGCAAAAGAATCTGGCCAGGAGCGAGGCCACCCGGGACAACGTCAGCGACCAGTTGCGGGAGACCGAGGCCGCCATTTCCACCATCAACCGCCGCCTGCATGAGCTGGCCCGGGAACGGGCCGAGGTAGAGACGGCCTTGGAGCAGCTCCGGCAGCAGTCCGACCAGTTGTCGGGCAGCATCGGCCGGCAGCAGCGCCAACTCTCCCGGCTGCTCTACCGTCAGTACCTGCACGGGGAAGCGGACGCCCTGCAACTGATGCTGATGGGAACGGACCCCAACCAGGCGGCCCGGGACCGGCATTTCCTGCGTCTGCTCTCCGTCGCCGAAGCTCGCATGCTGGGGGAACTGCGGGACGCCCTAAAACAGAAGCAGGCGCTTTCCGCCACCGTCAAGGAAAAGGGCGAACAACTGGCGGGCATCGAAAAGCGCCAGCAGGAAAGCCGTGCCAGCCTGCTTTCCCGACAGAAGGAGCGCCAGTCGCTGCTGGAGCGTCTCGCCGGCCGGATCAAGGCCCAGCGCCAGGAGATTGGCAACCTGAAGGAAAACGAGCGGCGTCTGTCCCAACTGATCGCCCGGCTTTCCCGGCCGGCGCCCGCCACGCCCCGATCTTCCGGAAAACGTCCTTCCCGGGAAAAATCCGACAGTCCATCCCTGAGAAATGAACGCAGCCCCGAACCCGGCTCGGCAACGGGCGCCTTCGCCGCCCTCAAGGGCCGCTTGCGGCTACCTCTCAAGGGGGAAGTCGCCGGCCGCTTCGGTACTGCGCGGCCCGAGGGCGGCACCTGGAAGGGCCTGTTCATCCGCGCTGCGGAAGGCAGCGAAGTCAAGGCCGTGGCCCCCGGCCGGGTGGTGTTCGCCGACTGGCTGCGAGGCTTCGGCAACCTGCTGATCCTGGACCACGGCGACGGTTTTCTTTCCGTCTATGGTTTCAACCAGTCTCTGCTGCGGGAAAGCGGCCGCGAGGTGAAGACCGGGGAGCCCATCGCCACGGCCGGCGCCAGCGGCGGCGGCGGGGAATCGGGTTTATACTTTGAACTCCGGCATCGGGGCCTGCCCTTCGACCCCCTCAAGTGGTCCAGCCTGCGCTGA
- a CDS encoding tyrosine-protein phosphatase codes for MNEAPLTPILDAAPTFRDLGGVATMDGRRVRRGQLFRAGILVHPSPAASAAVRSLGLRWVMDLRSDHERNHSPGTWADYGATRTLNSDVSTDVRAGNAALMHLLESDFSVAGAQRMMVATYEHLPQGFRQQLPRLFDLLLDETGLPLMVHCTAGKDRTGFACALVLHALGAAEESIFEEYLKSGDLLVGTPVSASMGRLLEKSLGRPPEPEALAVIMGVRREFLETALTAVRIEYGSVDNYLEQVGGLTTERRARLRQRLLE; via the coding sequence ATGAATGAAGCTCCCCTGACGCCGATTCTGGATGCGGCACCCACTTTCCGTGATCTCGGCGGCGTAGCGACCATGGACGGCCGCCGGGTGCGCCGCGGCCAGTTGTTTCGTGCCGGCATCCTGGTGCATCCCTCTCCGGCGGCGTCGGCGGCGGTTCGCAGTCTGGGCCTGCGCTGGGTGATGGACCTGCGCAGTGATCACGAACGCAACCACAGCCCCGGTACCTGGGCCGATTACGGCGCGACCCGCACCCTGAACTCCGACGTCAGCACCGATGTGCGGGCCGGCAATGCCGCCCTGATGCACCTGCTGGAAAGCGATTTCAGCGTTGCCGGCGCCCAGCGCATGATGGTCGCCACCTACGAGCACCTGCCCCAGGGCTTCCGGCAGCAGTTGCCCCGCCTCTTCGATCTGCTGCTGGATGAGACCGGGCTGCCCCTGATGGTCCATTGCACGGCGGGCAAGGATCGCACCGGATTTGCCTGCGCCCTGGTGCTCCACGCCCTGGGCGCGGCGGAAGAGAGCATCTTCGAGGAATACCTGAAGTCCGGCGACCTGCTGGTGGGCACGCCGGTATCCGCGTCCATGGGCCGCCTGCTTGAAAAATCCCTGGGGCGCCCGCCGGAGCCGGAGGCCCTGGCGGTGATCATGGGGGTGCGCCGCGAGTTTCTGGAAACCGCACTGACGGCCGTACGCATCGAGTACGGTAGCGTGGACAATTACCTGGAACAGGTGGGCGGCTTGACCACCGAACGCCGGGCGCGGCTGCGCCAGCGCCTGCTGGAATAG
- a CDS encoding S41 family peptidase produces MRSKLQKFGLIGIGMVAGVLVSLNFSANAGKETVSGLPVEELRSFADVYNAIKQGYVEPVDDKKLITHAISGMLSNLDPHSAYLDADAFKDLQVNTQGEFGGLGIEVGMEDGFVKVVAPIEDTPAWRAGVKSGDLIVKLDETPVRGMTLNDAVKRMRGKPKTPITLTIIRKGESKPLVITIERDKIKVQSVKSKLLEPGFGYVRVTQFQEETVSDLVKHLDKLYKDPENKGEELRGLVLDLRNDPGGLLHSAVGVSAAFLPAKTLVTSTDGRTEDAKRKYIAAPEDYLRGYKQDMLKDLPAGTRNVPLVVLVNSGSASASEIVAGALQDHKRAVVMGTQTFGKGSVQTVLPLSNNSAIKLTTARYYTPNGRSIQAKGIVPDVVVEETANGEAHNPLMREADLDRHLENDKDKSAPAKTTDKSKTPAKSGKDKGGAKDEGDETTQFKPIEFASKSDYQLKQAMNLLKAWQIIRKP; encoded by the coding sequence ATGCGTAGCAAGCTGCAAAAGTTCGGCCTCATCGGCATCGGCATGGTGGCCGGCGTCCTCGTCAGCCTCAACTTCTCCGCCAATGCCGGCAAGGAGACTGTCTCCGGCCTGCCAGTGGAAGAGCTGCGCAGCTTCGCCGATGTTTACAACGCCATCAAGCAGGGCTATGTGGAGCCCGTCGATGACAAGAAGCTGATCACCCATGCCATCAGCGGCATGCTCTCCAACCTGGACCCCCACTCGGCCTATCTGGATGCCGACGCTTTCAAGGATCTCCAGGTCAACACCCAGGGCGAGTTCGGCGGCCTCGGCATCGAGGTGGGCATGGAAGACGGCTTCGTCAAGGTGGTGGCGCCCATCGAGGACACGCCGGCCTGGCGGGCGGGGGTCAAGTCCGGCGACCTGATCGTCAAACTGGACGAAACCCCGGTGCGGGGCATGACCCTCAATGACGCAGTCAAGCGCATGCGGGGCAAGCCCAAGACCCCGATCACCCTGACCATCATCCGCAAGGGCGAATCCAAGCCCCTGGTGATCACCATCGAGCGGGACAAGATCAAGGTCCAGAGCGTCAAGTCCAAGCTGCTGGAGCCTGGTTTCGGCTATGTGCGGGTGACCCAGTTCCAGGAAGAAACGGTCTCCGATCTGGTGAAGCATCTGGACAAGCTCTACAAGGACCCGGAAAACAAGGGCGAGGAATTGCGCGGCCTGGTGCTGGACCTGCGCAACGATCCCGGCGGCCTGCTCCATTCCGCAGTGGGCGTTTCCGCCGCCTTCCTGCCTGCCAAGACCCTGGTGACTTCCACCGACGGCCGCACCGAGGACGCCAAGCGCAAGTACATCGCCGCCCCCGAGGACTACCTGCGGGGCTACAAGCAGGACATGCTGAAGGATCTGCCCGCCGGCACCCGTAACGTGCCCCTGGTGGTGCTGGTGAATAGCGGCTCGGCCTCCGCCTCGGAGATCGTCGCCGGCGCCTTGCAGGATCACAAGCGAGCCGTGGTGATGGGCACCCAGACCTTCGGCAAGGGCTCGGTGCAGACCGTGCTGCCCCTGTCCAACAACTCGGCCATCAAGCTGACCACGGCCCGCTACTACACCCCCAACGGCCGCTCCATCCAGGCCAAGGGCATCGTCCCCGACGTAGTGGTGGAGGAAACCGCCAATGGCGAGGCCCATAATCCGCTGATGCGGGAGGCCGACCTGGATCGCCACCTGGAAAACGACAAGGACAAGAGCGCACCGGCCAAGACCACCGACAAGTCCAAGACGCCAGCCAAGAGTGGCAAGGACAAGGGCGGCGCCAAGGACGAGGGCGACGAAACGACGCAGTTCAAGCCCATCGAATTCGCGTCCAAGAGCGATTACCAGCTCAAGCAGGCCATGAACCTGCTCAAGGCCTGGCAGATCATCCGCAAACCATAG
- a CDS encoding TetR/AcrR family transcriptional regulator — MPVQPRAEATLAAIREAALRILKQEGPGRLTTNRIAEVAGISIGSLYQYYPDKHAIAADICNSLLVADLGELDRYTEQSLFMAQKSLDETLRFFIREHIARHRKLYQQLRDFYLEIHWRYDFEAYMLERFPQRMTTANFLRIVFKRYRQELVSRDFSRAATMVVNAIEGTIHATLDHNPEQILDEAFSEELLALVLGYLKHPLPPPISSGQPPK, encoded by the coding sequence ATGCCTGTTCAACCTCGGGCCGAAGCCACGCTGGCAGCTATCCGCGAGGCCGCTCTGCGGATACTCAAACAGGAAGGTCCGGGTCGTCTGACCACCAACCGCATCGCCGAGGTGGCCGGCATCAGCATCGGCAGTCTCTATCAGTACTACCCGGACAAACACGCCATCGCCGCCGACATCTGCAACAGTCTGCTGGTGGCCGACCTGGGCGAACTCGACCGCTACACCGAACAAAGCCTGTTCATGGCCCAGAAGTCCCTGGATGAGACCCTGAGGTTTTTCATCCGGGAGCATATCGCCCGCCATCGCAAGCTCTACCAGCAGTTGCGGGACTTCTACCTGGAAATTCACTGGCGCTACGACTTTGAGGCTTACATGCTCGAGCGCTTCCCCCAGCGCATGACCACCGCCAATTTCCTGCGCATCGTGTTCAAACGCTACCGCCAGGAACTGGTCTCCCGCGACTTCTCCCGGGCCGCGACCATGGTGGTCAATGCCATCGAAGGCACCATTCACGCCACCCTGGACCACAACCCGGAACAGATCCTCGACGAGGCCTTCAGCGAAGAGCTGCTGGCCCTCGTGCTGGGCTATCTGAAGCATCCGCTACCGCCACCGATTTCCTCAGGCCAACCGCCAAAATGA
- a CDS encoding sulfotransferase family protein, with the protein MIYYFDFAIWFKLVRLAARESNPDARRGLLKLLLWTVPLRATFHTLCFFLDGILFPGLWFTRVKAPVFVIGHARSGTTLAHRLLCGDERFSAFRYYELLLPSLLQKKLVRLVAWLDRHLFGRRIEQRLQAWEKRKFGPTQHIHKMGLTIPEEDDLIYQASCASGFWMTKLPYMGELDFFHIDQRPAASRRRMMRFYKECVRRQLYLNGSERIHLSKNPTWCGRVESLIEAFPDARFVVLYRNPYETIPSLLKLLNVGWKLQGNMAPERIRESTRVMTDLSYETYLYPEEALRRHPTVPCAIIDYRQLTTQPKATIEKVYADLGIEMTPAYRAFLEAEEARAKRHETEHRYSLAEFGLDDKEIRQRLAPLFEQFHWDADAASPTPQETPHA; encoded by the coding sequence ATGATCTACTACTTCGACTTCGCCATCTGGTTCAAGCTGGTGCGGCTCGCCGCTCGAGAGTCCAATCCCGATGCCCGGCGCGGCCTGCTCAAGCTGTTGCTATGGACCGTGCCCCTGCGCGCCACCTTCCATACCCTGTGCTTTTTCCTCGACGGCATTCTCTTTCCCGGCCTGTGGTTCACCCGGGTCAAGGCGCCGGTCTTCGTCATCGGCCATGCCCGCAGCGGCACCACCCTGGCCCATCGGCTGCTGTGCGGAGACGAGCGATTTTCCGCCTTCAGGTACTACGAACTGCTGCTGCCCTCCCTGCTGCAAAAGAAACTGGTGCGACTGGTGGCCTGGCTCGACCGCCATCTTTTCGGTCGCCGCATCGAGCAGCGCCTGCAAGCTTGGGAGAAGCGCAAGTTCGGCCCCACTCAACACATCCACAAGATGGGCCTCACCATCCCCGAGGAGGACGACCTGATCTACCAGGCCTCCTGCGCCTCCGGCTTCTGGATGACCAAGCTGCCCTACATGGGCGAACTGGATTTCTTCCACATCGATCAGCGTCCCGCCGCCAGCCGACGCCGGATGATGCGTTTCTACAAGGAATGCGTGCGGCGCCAGCTCTACCTCAACGGTAGCGAGCGCATCCACCTGAGCAAGAACCCCACCTGGTGCGGCCGCGTCGAGTCCCTGATCGAGGCCTTCCCCGATGCCCGTTTCGTGGTGCTCTACCGCAATCCCTACGAGACCATCCCCAGCCTGTTGAAGCTGCTCAACGTGGGCTGGAAGCTCCAGGGCAACATGGCACCGGAACGCATCCGGGAATCCACCCGGGTCATGACCGATCTCTCCTACGAGACCTATCTGTACCCGGAGGAAGCCCTGCGCCGTCACCCCACGGTACCTTGCGCGATCATCGATTACCGGCAACTGACCACCCAGCCCAAAGCGACGATCGAAAAAGTCTATGCCGATCTGGGTATCGAGATGACCCCGGCCTATCGTGCTTTCCTGGAGGCCGAGGAAGCCCGTGCCAAGCGCCATGAAACCGAGCACCGCTACAGCCTGGCGGAGTTCGGCCTCGACGACAAGGAAATCCGCCAGCGCCTGGCGCCCCTGTTCGAGCAATTCCATTGGGATGCCGACGCAGCATCCCCCACGCCCCAGGAGACCCCCCATGCCTAA
- a CDS encoding DUF1214 domain-containing protein, translating to MPKLPFPPPDAATRNAADELRRAWDEMLAQVASARDAIDDPALWPPMASPRNLAEGYRYVLGFLYGSLARGLGPTPENPYFVRAIQPLNRSTIDNADAIYLAAPIDGNFSYIIRGRAGDSRHWRGEAPITSGRKAPHYVIFEAPSGYSGDSGSLKEMKAGSRINCSMLDCTDLQVNADGSFEILLAPEKPEGYKGNFMLTRASRTRTHKDGSTETREYVTQMVMLRELFYDWANEDLLDLFIHRVDQLGQPSAPYTPALAAAQMRQIGKITRNQVHFWNEFYAITCEAYGDMNGDGQCFMPRNDFNKPNAASLATAGGMSTNIYCGGIYELAPDEALIMELHQPVEPYYIGFHLGNMWGESIEFGNAQSSLNAFQADREPDGVLRYVIAHQDPGIANWIDTTGHPEGYMSVRWAYPEKPKENWPWATAKVVKLAELDQHLPAHTRRVTPEERRAVIAMRQEHVQRRYRHH from the coding sequence ATGCCTAAGCTGCCCTTCCCTCCGCCCGATGCCGCCACCCGGAACGCCGCCGATGAACTGCGCCGCGCCTGGGACGAGATGCTGGCCCAGGTGGCTTCGGCCCGGGATGCCATCGACGACCCGGCCCTGTGGCCGCCGATGGCCTCGCCCCGCAATCTGGCCGAGGGCTACCGCTACGTGCTGGGCTTCCTTTACGGCTCCCTGGCCCGGGGCCTGGGGCCGACGCCGGAGAATCCCTATTTCGTGCGCGCGATCCAGCCGCTCAACCGTTCCACCATCGACAATGCCGACGCCATCTACCTGGCGGCGCCCATCGACGGCAACTTCAGTTACATCATCCGCGGCCGGGCCGGAGACAGCCGCCACTGGCGCGGCGAAGCCCCCATCACCTCGGGCCGCAAGGCGCCCCATTACGTGATCTTCGAGGCCCCCAGCGGCTATTCCGGCGACAGCGGCAGCCTCAAGGAAATGAAGGCCGGCTCCCGCATCAACTGTTCGATGCTGGATTGCACCGACCTCCAGGTCAATGCCGACGGCAGCTTCGAGATTCTGCTGGCCCCGGAAAAACCCGAGGGCTACAAGGGCAACTTCATGCTCACCCGGGCCAGCCGCACCCGCACCCACAAGGACGGCAGCACGGAAACCCGTGAGTACGTCACGCAAATGGTGATGCTGCGGGAACTGTTCTACGACTGGGCTAACGAAGACCTGCTGGACCTTTTCATCCACCGGGTGGACCAGCTGGGCCAGCCTTCGGCCCCCTATACCCCGGCCCTGGCCGCCGCGCAGATGCGCCAGATCGGCAAGATCACCCGCAACCAGGTGCATTTCTGGAACGAGTTCTACGCCATCACCTGCGAAGCCTACGGCGACATGAACGGCGACGGCCAATGCTTCATGCCGAGGAACGACTTCAACAAGCCCAACGCCGCATCGCTCGCCACGGCCGGCGGCATGAGCACCAACATCTACTGCGGCGGCATCTATGAGCTGGCTCCCGACGAAGCCCTGATCATGGAACTGCACCAGCCCGTGGAGCCCTATTACATCGGTTTTCACCTGGGCAACATGTGGGGCGAATCCATCGAGTTCGGCAACGCCCAGAGCAGCCTCAATGCCTTCCAGGCCGACCGGGAACCGGATGGCGTGCTGCGCTACGTGATCGCCCACCAGGACCCGGGCATCGCCAACTGGATCGACACCACCGGCCATCCCGAGGGCTACATGTCGGTGCGCTGGGCCTATCCGGAAAAGCCCAAGGAGAACTGGCCCTGGGCCACGGCCAAGGTGGTGAAGCTGGCGGAACTGGACCAGCACCTGCCGGCCCATACCCGCCGCGTCACGCCAGAGGAACGCCGTGCCGTGATCGCCATGCGCCAGGAACACGTGCAGCGCCGCTATCGCCATCACTGA